The following coding sequences lie in one Deinococcus sp. JMULE3 genomic window:
- a CDS encoding AAA family ATPase has product MTLTHVFAQFRIPADTLAHLPEPTRKDLERAAQGGPGDWTRDAHGNLHAAPIPLPTPGRAQRTLTVQPDFAWPDAATHDAARRAAQLNLLACDLTAEAPRGDVKLRQVSLLSDLSGDPLPLYAAVPRAVVAACRQELRLAFAPQATDVRAYRVIPGGETVRAITAEVVTRLRDHRLHRVRAVTVHDLEVTGAEHVTVTRRAAYAEGLPPAPTLAASDLVTATQYALSVPSPGPYGVIDGCPPAAPSAASGHDLKRITQPPAPARPATQTTPASAPSPAAPTPTRPPEPPAAAPPEPTAEQADLDPVPAQAPLTPDAAADTAYPPRPAPDPWATLPDRVAVDPDVLLIARRTLERARPLLLTGPPGVGKTLLATCLAEALCGPGNYTLITADARWTASDVLGGLRVQPGDTLRYAFTPGVVTRAAERHRQSMATAGRPHALIIDEFNRAPQDEAFGQLLTLLDPAYRSHLPLVTQADGAPADVHLPADFILMGTMNDADQDRLHRLSAALRRRFTLLPLRAPTHEPEFLTRRFPTYAAALDHIYRVIGRPGQPGGLRAHQPIGTALVSDILGNLDARMDLDSAISAALDGQLDDLTNEQAELVAEPLAGTLPRTAALLRRCASWLD; this is encoded by the coding sequence ATGACCCTGACCCACGTGTTCGCGCAGTTCCGCATTCCGGCCGACACCCTCGCCCACCTCCCGGAACCCACCCGCAAAGACCTCGAGCGGGCCGCGCAGGGCGGCCCGGGCGACTGGACCCGCGACGCCCACGGGAACCTCCACGCCGCGCCGATCCCGCTGCCCACACCGGGCCGCGCCCAGCGTACCCTCACGGTCCAGCCGGACTTCGCGTGGCCCGACGCGGCCACGCACGACGCCGCGCGCCGCGCCGCGCAACTCAACCTGCTCGCCTGCGACCTGACCGCCGAAGCGCCCCGCGGAGACGTGAAACTCCGGCAGGTCAGTCTCCTGAGTGACCTCAGCGGTGACCCCCTCCCGCTCTACGCCGCCGTTCCGCGTGCCGTCGTGGCCGCGTGCCGGCAGGAACTGCGTCTCGCGTTCGCGCCGCAGGCCACGGACGTCCGCGCGTACCGGGTGATTCCAGGCGGTGAAACGGTCCGGGCCATCACCGCCGAGGTCGTGACGCGCCTGCGGGACCACCGCCTGCACCGCGTCCGCGCCGTGACCGTGCATGACCTCGAGGTGACCGGCGCGGAACACGTCACCGTCACCCGCCGCGCCGCCTACGCCGAAGGGCTCCCGCCCGCCCCGACCCTGGCCGCGTCCGACCTCGTGACGGCCACGCAGTACGCCCTGAGCGTGCCCTCCCCAGGCCCGTACGGCGTGATCGACGGGTGCCCGCCCGCGGCGCCCAGCGCCGCCAGTGGGCACGACCTGAAGCGCATCACGCAGCCGCCCGCGCCCGCACGGCCGGCCACCCAGACCACGCCCGCGTCCGCTCCCAGCCCCGCGGCCCCGACACCCACCCGGCCACCCGAACCACCCGCGGCCGCCCCGCCTGAACCCACCGCCGAGCAGGCTGACCTGGACCCTGTCCCAGCGCAGGCCCCCCTCACGCCGGACGCCGCGGCCGACACCGCCTACCCGCCACGTCCGGCGCCGGACCCCTGGGCGACGCTGCCCGACAGGGTGGCCGTGGATCCCGACGTCCTGCTCATCGCGCGGCGCACCCTGGAACGCGCCCGCCCCCTGCTGCTGACCGGCCCCCCAGGGGTGGGCAAGACCCTCCTGGCCACCTGCCTCGCCGAGGCCCTGTGCGGCCCGGGCAACTACACGCTGATCACCGCCGACGCCCGCTGGACAGCCAGCGACGTCCTCGGCGGTCTGCGCGTCCAGCCGGGCGACACGCTGCGCTACGCGTTCACGCCCGGCGTGGTGACCCGCGCCGCGGAGCGGCACCGCCAGTCCATGGCCACGGCGGGCCGCCCGCACGCACTGATCATCGACGAATTCAACCGCGCCCCGCAGGACGAGGCGTTCGGTCAGCTGCTCACGCTGCTCGACCCTGCCTACCGCTCACATCTGCCGCTCGTCACCCAGGCCGACGGGGCGCCAGCAGACGTGCACCTGCCCGCCGATTTCATCCTGATGGGCACCATGAACGACGCCGATCAGGACCGCCTGCACCGCCTGAGTGCCGCCCTGCGCCGCCGCTTCACGCTCCTGCCACTCCGGGCACCCACGCACGAACCGGAGTTCCTCACGCGGCGCTTCCCCACCTACGCCGCCGCCCTCGACCACATCTACCGGGTCATCGGTCGGCCCGGCCAGCCCGGCGGACTGCGCGCCCATCAACCGATCGGGACGGCGCTCGTGAGCGACATTCTGGGCAACCTGGATGCCCGGATGGACCTCGACTCCGCGATCAGCGCGGCGCTCGACGGGCAACTCGACGACCTCACGAATGAGCAGGCCGAGCTGGTGGCCGAGCCGCTCGCCGGGACGCTGCCCCGCACGGCCGCACTTCTGAGGCGGTGCGCCTCCTGGCTCGATTGA
- a CDS encoding alpha-glucosidase/alpha-galactosidase — MNAPRIALIGAGSTVFAKNLLGDILSFPELAGADIRLFDINQPRLDVTEQVAHRVASAVGARPTVTATTDRHRALDGADFVINMIQVGGYEPATVTDFEVPRQYGLQQTIADTLGIGGIMRGIRTVPVLADMSRDMERLCPDTLHMNYVNPMAMNVWGLARLSPRIRTVGLCHSVQHTASELADDLGIPVEEIDYLCAGINHMAFYLKFEHQGQDLYPRLMELARTGQVPPANRVRYEMLRRLGYFVTESSEHFSEYVPYFIKNGRDDLIEKFNVPLDEYPRRCVSQIGGWEDLRVKLQDPTEPLEVKRSVEYGSLIIHSIVTGQPRVVYGNVMNSPATGSGKLISNLPDECSVEVPCLVDRQGIQPTRIGHIPAQLAGLMQTNINVQALTVEALVTGNREHIYHAAMLDPHTSAELDLDQIWNLVDDLLERHGDFIPQALQAAD; from the coding sequence ATGAACGCACCCCGAATCGCCCTGATCGGCGCCGGCTCCACCGTCTTCGCCAAGAACCTGCTGGGCGACATCCTCAGCTTCCCGGAACTGGCCGGCGCGGACATCCGCCTGTTCGACATCAACCAGCCCCGCCTGGACGTGACCGAACAGGTCGCCCACCGCGTGGCCAGCGCCGTCGGCGCGCGCCCCACCGTGACGGCCACCACCGACCGCCACCGCGCGCTGGACGGCGCTGACTTCGTGATCAACATGATCCAGGTCGGCGGGTACGAACCCGCCACCGTCACCGACTTCGAGGTGCCCCGGCAGTACGGCCTGCAGCAGACCATCGCCGACACCCTGGGCATCGGCGGCATCATGCGCGGCATCCGAACAGTTCCCGTCCTGGCCGACATGAGCCGCGACATGGAACGCCTGTGCCCCGACACGCTGCACATGAACTACGTCAATCCCATGGCCATGAATGTCTGGGGACTGGCACGTCTGAGCCCCCGCATCCGTACGGTCGGCCTGTGCCACAGCGTGCAGCACACCGCATCGGAACTCGCAGACGACCTCGGCATTCCCGTCGAGGAGATCGACTACCTGTGCGCCGGCATCAACCACATGGCCTTCTACCTGAAATTCGAGCATCAGGGTCAGGACCTGTACCCGCGCCTGATGGAACTGGCCCGCACCGGCCAGGTGCCCCCCGCGAACCGCGTGCGTTACGAGATGCTGCGCCGCCTGGGGTACTTCGTGACCGAGAGTAGCGAACACTTCAGCGAGTACGTCCCGTACTTCATCAAGAACGGCCGCGACGACCTGATCGAGAAATTCAACGTGCCGCTCGACGAGTACCCGCGCCGCTGTGTCAGCCAGATCGGCGGCTGGGAGGACCTGCGCGTCAAACTTCAGGACCCCACCGAACCACTGGAAGTCAAACGCAGCGTCGAGTACGGTTCGCTGATCATCCACTCCATCGTGACCGGGCAACCACGCGTGGTGTACGGCAACGTCATGAACTCCCCCGCGACCGGCAGCGGCAAACTGATCAGCAACCTTCCCGACGAGTGCAGCGTGGAAGTCCCCTGTCTCGTGGACCGCCAGGGCATCCAGCCCACCCGCATCGGCCACATCCCGGCGCAACTGGCGGGTCTGATGCAGACGAACATCAACGTGCAGGCCCTGACCGTCGAGGCGCTCGTCACCGGCAACCGCGAGCACATCTACCACGCCGCCATGCTCGACCCGCACACCAGCGCCGAACTGGACCTCGACCAGATCTGGAACCTCGTGGACGACCTGCTGGAACGGCACGGCGACTTCATTCCGCAGGCACTCCAGGCCGCCGACTGA
- a CDS encoding sugar ABC transporter substrate-binding protein, which yields MKNLNKTLSLTAALTVIAGPLASSAQAATTLQYWLWDSNQQPAYQQCAAAFTKANPDVSIKISQKGWDDYWQAITTGMVSGTAPDVFTNHLAFYPQFAANNQLVDLAPLIARDKVATDIYYPGLKDLWGRGGKQYGLPKDFDTVAIFYNTDLLKKAGMKPSDLSNLTWNPKDGGTYQKAIARLTVDRDGNNGLSGKFNRKAVTQYGYQTNYDANFNGQTQWSFLAATLGWSATAGPFSNSYNYSDPRFAQTIQWLADLNLKYGYIPSFQESGAAGTSGDTLFRAGKAAMVTNGSWMIGDYTSKLPFKVGIAPLPKGPNGKRMSMFNGLADSIWVGSKNQDAAWKWVKFLGSRSCQDLVGRSGVVLPAIPASTNLALAAFKQRGVDVSVFTAQAKLKGGTFYFPISDKGSEVNSVMSSALQGVFGGKSKAADIVKTANDKVNSLLK from the coding sequence ATGAAGAACCTGAACAAGACGCTCAGCCTGACCGCCGCCCTGACCGTGATCGCCGGTCCCCTCGCCAGCAGCGCGCAGGCTGCCACCACCCTGCAGTACTGGCTGTGGGACAGCAACCAGCAGCCCGCCTACCAGCAGTGCGCCGCCGCCTTCACGAAAGCCAACCCGGACGTGAGCATCAAGATCAGCCAGAAAGGCTGGGACGACTACTGGCAGGCCATCACGACCGGCATGGTCTCCGGTACCGCGCCGGACGTGTTCACCAACCACCTCGCGTTCTACCCGCAGTTCGCCGCGAACAACCAACTCGTGGACCTCGCCCCGCTGATCGCGCGGGACAAGGTCGCCACCGACATCTACTACCCCGGCCTGAAAGACCTGTGGGGCCGCGGCGGCAAGCAGTACGGCCTGCCCAAGGACTTCGACACGGTCGCGATCTTCTACAACACCGACCTGCTGAAGAAAGCCGGCATGAAACCCAGTGACCTGAGCAACCTCACCTGGAACCCCAAAGACGGCGGCACCTACCAGAAAGCCATCGCGCGCCTGACGGTCGACCGGGACGGGAACAACGGCCTGTCAGGCAAGTTCAACCGCAAGGCCGTCACGCAGTACGGCTACCAGACGAACTACGACGCGAACTTCAACGGGCAGACCCAGTGGTCGTTCCTGGCGGCCACGCTCGGCTGGAGCGCCACCGCAGGCCCGTTCAGCAACTCGTACAACTACAGTGACCCCCGCTTCGCACAGACCATCCAGTGGCTGGCCGACCTGAACCTGAAGTACGGGTACATTCCCAGCTTCCAGGAAAGCGGCGCGGCCGGCACGTCCGGCGACACCCTGTTCCGCGCCGGGAAGGCCGCCATGGTCACCAACGGCTCGTGGATGATCGGCGACTACACCAGCAAACTGCCGTTCAAGGTCGGGATCGCACCCTTGCCCAAGGGACCCAACGGCAAACGCATGAGCATGTTCAACGGTCTGGCCGACTCGATCTGGGTAGGCAGCAAGAACCAGGACGCCGCGTGGAAATGGGTGAAGTTCCTGGGCAGCCGCTCCTGCCAGGACCTCGTGGGCCGCAGCGGCGTGGTCCTGCCCGCCATTCCCGCCTCGACGAACCTGGCCCTGGCCGCCTTCAAACAGCGCGGCGTGGACGTGTCGGTCTTCACCGCACAGGCGAAACTCAAGGGCGGCACCTTCTACTTCCCGATTTCCGATAAGGGCAGCGAGGTGAACTCGGTCATGAGCAGCGCCCTGCAGGGTGTCTTCGGCGGTAAAAGCAAGGCTGCGGACATCGTGAAAACAGCCAACGACAAGGTGAACAGCCTGCTGAAGTGA
- a CDS encoding carbohydrate ABC transporter permease, whose translation MTTVPPASASALPAPARRRTRLTPGRALAWVSLAVMIVISVFPIFIVLKTALTTNQALFGEASTLWPAQPTLINFQRVLGLLSPEAAQAAGGSGSSISFARAMQNSAVFTFIIVIGQTFFSAMAAYAFARLKFPGRDAIFTLFLIALMIPAIVLSIPNFVTIKNLGLLNTMPGMVAPFVLMSPFAVFFLRQFFLSLPRETEEAAYLDGAGPLTIFWRITLPMSQGPLITLGILTTIGMWNEFFWPFLIARDEAAYTLPVALQVFKTQTPQGAPDWTGLMAGTFVAIIPVFLLLIVLGRRVVESLAFSGAK comes from the coding sequence ATGACCACGGTTCCCCCCGCTTCCGCTTCCGCTCTTCCTGCTCCCGCGCGCCGCCGCACGCGGCTCACGCCGGGCCGCGCACTGGCCTGGGTGTCCCTGGCGGTCATGATCGTGATCTCCGTGTTCCCAATATTTATCGTTCTAAAAACGGCGCTGACCACCAATCAGGCCCTGTTCGGCGAGGCCAGCACGCTCTGGCCCGCCCAGCCCACCCTGATCAACTTCCAGCGCGTCCTGGGCCTGCTGAGCCCCGAAGCCGCGCAGGCCGCCGGCGGGTCCGGCAGCTCCATCAGCTTCGCGCGGGCCATGCAGAACAGCGCCGTCTTCACCTTCATCATCGTGATCGGCCAGACGTTCTTCTCGGCCATGGCCGCCTACGCCTTCGCCCGCCTGAAATTCCCCGGCCGGGACGCCATCTTCACCCTGTTCCTGATCGCGCTGATGATCCCAGCCATCGTGCTGTCCATCCCCAACTTCGTGACCATCAAGAACCTGGGCCTGCTGAACACCATGCCCGGCATGGTCGCGCCCTTCGTCCTGATGTCGCCGTTCGCCGTGTTCTTCCTGCGGCAGTTCTTCCTGTCCCTGCCCCGCGAGACCGAGGAAGCCGCCTACCTGGACGGCGCCGGCCCCCTCACCATCTTCTGGCGCATCACGCTCCCCATGAGCCAGGGACCGCTGATCACGCTGGGCATCCTGACCACCATCGGCATGTGGAACGAGTTCTTCTGGCCCTTCCTGATCGCCCGTGACGAGGCCGCGTACACGCTGCCGGTAGCGCTGCAGGTCTTCAAAACCCAGACGCCACAGGGCGCGCCCGACTGGACCGGACTGATGGCTGGAACCTTCGTCGCCATCATTCCCGTGTTCCTGCTGCTGATCGTACTGGGCCGCCGGGTCGTGGAATCGCTGGCCTTCAGCGGCGCCAAGTGA
- a CDS encoding carbohydrate ABC transporter permease has translation MTTGTHEAPHAAQAAARRHRNRSQALVGYLFILPALIGFAVFYLYPALRGLQISFTDWNLLSAPNNVGLANYDQALRDPQFWRSLGITLKYVAWNIPLQTLLAIVLAVAMDRLVKSMFVKGLLIVPYLLSNVLVGLIFLWMLDPLLGIVNQWLAATPLGKQAFFTGADQAIPTIAMVNIWKHVGFNALLFYAGLQAIPRSVYEAAAIDGASEGRTFWRITLPLLRPVTVFVLVTSVIGSFQIFDTVAVTTQGGPVDSTKVLVYYIYQNAFSFFKMGYATAMSMLLFALLVFFTLMQMRLLRANESDLD, from the coding sequence ATGACCACCGGTACCCATGAAGCTCCACACGCCGCTCAGGCTGCAGCCCGCCGTCACCGGAACCGCTCTCAGGCACTGGTGGGGTACCTGTTCATCCTGCCGGCCCTGATCGGGTTCGCCGTGTTCTACCTCTACCCGGCGCTACGCGGCCTGCAGATCAGTTTCACGGACTGGAACCTGCTGAGCGCCCCGAACAACGTGGGACTGGCGAACTACGATCAGGCCCTCCGTGACCCGCAGTTCTGGCGGTCGCTGGGCATCACCCTGAAGTACGTCGCGTGGAACATTCCGCTGCAGACGCTGCTGGCCATTGTGCTGGCCGTGGCGATGGACCGCCTGGTGAAAAGCATGTTCGTCAAGGGCCTGCTGATCGTGCCTTACCTGCTGTCGAACGTGCTGGTCGGCCTGATCTTCCTGTGGATGCTCGACCCGCTGCTGGGCATCGTGAATCAGTGGCTGGCGGCCACGCCGCTGGGCAAGCAGGCGTTCTTCACGGGGGCGGATCAGGCCATTCCGACAATTGCCATGGTGAACATCTGGAAGCACGTGGGGTTCAACGCGCTGCTGTTCTACGCGGGCTTGCAGGCCATTCCGCGCTCGGTGTACGAGGCCGCCGCGATCGACGGGGCCAGTGAGGGCCGCACGTTCTGGCGGATCACGCTGCCGCTGCTGCGCCCGGTGACGGTGTTCGTGCTGGTCACGTCGGTGATCGGGTCGTTCCAGATTTTCGATACGGTGGCCGTGACCACGCAGGGCGGCCCGGTCGATTCGACCAAGGTGCTGGTGTACTACATCTACCAGAACGCTTTTTCCTTCTTCAAGATGGGCTACGCGACCGCCATGAGCATGCTGCTGTTCGCGCTGCTGGTGTTCTTCACGCTGATGCAGATGCGCCTGCTGCGGGCCAACGAATCCGACCTGGACTGA
- a CDS encoding LacI family DNA-binding transcriptional regulator, translating into MSQATLKDVAAHAGVSHQTVSNVLNDHPHVRPATRQRVLKAVAELDYHPNVAAKALREARITALCCAFYNHDADQIADPYRNLIQSSFVAEADLRGYTMNVAFLLGEQPETFDRLRQRFLQRQMGGSVIVGQNMTAQQWRTTREWGMSSVMFDQHFDDTLVNTVFADYRGGMRELVAHHAAQGRRDLALIIPLADPGSSGVERHEQFLASVQELGLRGRVVNGDWSFDSGERAARTLLQGDAPDAILAGNDRMAAGALLAAHQLGIDVPGTLAISGFDDFEFTLYTTPRLTTVRVPHEAMARAAVQDLLNLIETGEDQPARCFPTELVVRDSS; encoded by the coding sequence ATGTCCCAGGCCACCCTGAAAGACGTCGCTGCGCACGCCGGCGTATCTCACCAGACCGTCTCCAACGTCCTGAACGACCACCCGCACGTCAGGCCCGCCACCCGCCAGCGCGTCCTGAAGGCCGTGGCCGAACTGGACTACCACCCCAATGTGGCCGCCAAGGCGTTGCGGGAGGCGCGCATCACCGCGCTGTGCTGCGCCTTCTACAACCACGACGCCGACCAGATTGCCGACCCCTACCGCAACCTGATCCAGTCGTCCTTCGTGGCTGAGGCCGACCTGCGCGGCTACACCATGAACGTGGCCTTCCTGCTCGGAGAGCAGCCGGAGACCTTCGACCGGTTGCGCCAGCGCTTCCTGCAGCGCCAGATGGGCGGCTCGGTGATCGTGGGCCAGAACATGACGGCGCAGCAGTGGCGCACCACCCGCGAGTGGGGCATGAGCAGCGTCATGTTCGATCAGCATTTCGACGACACCCTCGTGAACACCGTGTTCGCCGACTACCGGGGCGGCATGCGTGAACTGGTCGCCCACCACGCCGCGCAGGGCCGCCGTGATCTGGCACTGATCATCCCACTGGCGGACCCCGGCAGTTCCGGCGTGGAACGCCACGAGCAGTTTCTGGCGTCCGTGCAGGAACTGGGCCTTCGGGGCCGCGTGGTGAACGGCGACTGGTCGTTCGACAGCGGCGAACGGGCCGCCCGCACGCTGCTTCAGGGTGACGCCCCGGACGCGATCCTGGCCGGAAACGACCGCATGGCGGCCGGGGCGCTGCTGGCCGCACATCAGCTGGGTATTGACGTGCCGGGTACGCTGGCGATCAGTGGCTTCGACGATTTCGAGTTCACGCTGTACACCACGCCCCGCCTGACCACGGTGCGCGTACCGCATGAGGCCATGGCGCGCGCCGCCGTGCAGGACCTGCTGAACCTGATCGAGACCGGTGAGGATCAGCCCGCCCGGTGCTTCCCGACCGAATTGGTCGTGCGGGACTCCAGCTGA
- a CDS encoding tubulin-like doman-containing protein has product MSNTEVTKTLVIGLGSTGTRVANNLIRRLTWKYGSADRAPWVQFMAIETNTNEPAPILSPRGDFFPIALDGKTYGQILSDPGAHRKIHLEKWADMTTLRRLKDTEGGAGNIRMVGRLTFMMDPNYTTIRRALLSRITNLRDLQSSGAQEQRGALPDGSNPTITFAAGGEIRVFIVGTLCGGTGSGLLPDFGYFVKSLPLRETEKIIGIFSLPHPNLTSAIASNAERLKKNAYTALVELNHYHQGTPDTLPPITYADGTVANMTTQPYDLPYLVAPSSPTKTGETELNELIADRIYMNVVSPEADPFSLAVDAPMPDRDHQAHVFSTFGLSVAEFPADQITEAAAKKLLHGALSEWQRGNPETASDLTAEIGLDWVSLMPFALDKPVDEWLRDATRAVNSELDTEKLDFTRLDRALSELRRAVAPDGGLSGQMRARRDLITEAIYQRFTDHAHESLLDRIRGPQILATEVGGLIEYLRGLQEAAKANTAVSQSEAGEAWQKVDAAVTRLKDEVKKVSFFNKNKGNIQGAQRDLRDAARKFAKIQMESAVYASMQTYSKHGTVDFGVCEHLERLLLQVQSNLTSLNHRVTALRNRLSSDVERLSDTVPPVNGLVLFEPRTTVNSEYRRALEAGKQSSIEHLDNIEARHYERLIRSWTDLPGVIVPSSRHLDKSWINASFDPKGEFLIPQGMLTRLLQDAAQPFSLVLAQENVVERLMRERELTPAVDGRVRNAAERARPFLDLNKARAVEGNRSPILERQTVFTPARTAPSDADTFKNLIGSTFSSANAIFREGSDPTRALFMEEYYRFPLRGLDQVLGDGGLHAAECHDFPTFHTRRDVQWYGLSRREAQLLEDATEALVVGLILGELTVRDGLVLSWTSTGFGDRDFRRLPINLPEAARALAQGEHDLDGFSLVGALPTLQARIEQHWKRHDLNVQEGALAFVQQLNERLAEFYRHGRQVQVHGWGDQSWAGEQLAKFTARHTPLHDASMTLFPPAPATINALTLRKDQPGRWGGLAPKDGLFCPRCGGEIGANVQDAALNGWRCFNDSTHYYGPGAAVLVG; this is encoded by the coding sequence ATGAGCAACACCGAAGTCACCAAGACCCTCGTCATCGGCCTGGGCAGCACCGGCACCCGCGTCGCCAACAACCTCATCCGCCGCCTCACCTGGAAGTACGGCTCCGCCGACCGCGCCCCCTGGGTGCAGTTCATGGCGATCGAGACGAATACCAACGAACCCGCGCCGATCCTGAGCCCCAGGGGCGACTTCTTCCCGATCGCACTCGACGGCAAGACGTACGGCCAGATCCTCTCCGACCCCGGCGCGCACCGGAAGATCCACCTGGAGAAATGGGCGGACATGACCACCCTCCGGCGCCTGAAGGACACCGAGGGGGGCGCCGGCAACATCCGCATGGTCGGACGCCTGACCTTCATGATGGATCCCAACTACACGACGATCCGCCGGGCGCTGCTATCCCGGATCACCAACCTGCGTGACCTGCAGTCGAGTGGAGCGCAGGAACAGCGAGGCGCGCTGCCTGACGGCTCGAACCCCACCATCACGTTCGCGGCGGGCGGCGAGATCCGCGTCTTCATCGTGGGGACCCTCTGCGGCGGAACGGGCAGCGGCCTCCTGCCGGACTTCGGATACTTCGTCAAATCCCTGCCGCTGCGCGAAACCGAGAAGATCATCGGCATCTTCTCCCTGCCGCACCCGAACCTCACTTCCGCGATCGCCTCGAACGCCGAGCGTCTGAAGAAGAACGCCTACACCGCCCTCGTGGAACTCAACCACTACCACCAGGGCACGCCGGACACCCTGCCGCCCATCACGTACGCGGACGGCACGGTGGCGAACATGACCACCCAGCCGTACGACCTGCCATACCTCGTGGCACCCAGCTCGCCCACGAAGACAGGGGAGACGGAACTCAACGAACTCATCGCCGACCGGATCTACATGAATGTCGTGTCCCCGGAAGCCGATCCGTTCAGTCTCGCCGTGGACGCGCCCATGCCCGACCGGGATCACCAGGCGCACGTCTTCAGCACCTTCGGCCTGTCCGTCGCGGAGTTCCCCGCCGATCAGATCACCGAGGCCGCCGCGAAGAAACTCCTGCACGGCGCACTGAGCGAATGGCAGCGGGGCAACCCGGAGACGGCCAGTGACCTCACCGCCGAGATCGGCCTCGACTGGGTCAGCCTGATGCCGTTCGCCCTGGACAAACCGGTCGACGAGTGGCTGCGCGACGCGACCCGCGCCGTGAACAGCGAACTCGACACCGAGAAACTGGATTTCACGCGCCTGGACCGGGCACTGTCCGAACTGCGCCGCGCTGTCGCGCCTGACGGTGGCCTGTCCGGTCAGATGCGCGCCCGGCGTGACCTGATCACGGAAGCCATCTACCAGCGCTTCACCGATCACGCCCACGAGTCCCTCCTGGACCGCATCCGTGGGCCGCAAATCCTCGCCACCGAGGTGGGCGGCCTGATCGAGTACCTGCGCGGCCTGCAGGAGGCCGCCAAGGCCAACACGGCCGTCTCGCAGAGCGAGGCGGGCGAGGCGTGGCAGAAGGTTGACGCGGCCGTCACCCGACTGAAGGACGAGGTGAAGAAGGTCAGTTTCTTCAACAAGAACAAGGGCAACATCCAGGGCGCGCAGCGCGACCTGCGCGACGCGGCCCGTAAGTTCGCCAAGATTCAGATGGAGTCCGCCGTGTACGCCTCCATGCAGACGTACAGCAAGCACGGCACCGTCGACTTTGGTGTGTGCGAGCACCTGGAGCGGCTGCTGCTCCAGGTCCAGTCGAACCTCACCAGCCTCAATCACCGCGTGACCGCGCTGCGTAACCGCCTCTCGAGCGACGTCGAGCGCCTGTCCGACACGGTGCCTCCGGTCAACGGTCTCGTGCTGTTCGAGCCGCGTACCACCGTGAACAGCGAGTACCGCCGCGCCCTGGAAGCCGGGAAGCAGAGCAGCATCGAGCACCTCGACAACATTGAGGCCCGTCACTACGAGCGCCTCATCCGCAGCTGGACGGACCTGCCCGGCGTGATCGTGCCGTCCTCACGGCACCTCGACAAGTCGTGGATCAATGCGTCGTTCGATCCAAAGGGCGAGTTCCTCATCCCGCAGGGCATGCTGACCCGTTTGCTGCAGGACGCTGCGCAGCCCTTCAGCCTGGTCCTCGCGCAGGAGAACGTCGTCGAGCGCCTCATGCGCGAACGTGAACTCACGCCGGCGGTCGACGGCCGCGTCCGCAACGCCGCCGAACGGGCCCGGCCTTTCCTGGACCTGAACAAGGCGCGGGCCGTGGAAGGCAACCGCAGCCCGATCCTGGAGCGGCAGACGGTCTTCACGCCCGCCCGCACCGCGCCCAGTGACGCTGATACCTTCAAGAACCTGATCGGCTCGACATTCTCCAGTGCCAACGCGATCTTCCGCGAGGGCAGTGATCCTACCCGAGCCCTGTTCATGGAGGAGTACTACCGCTTCCCCCTGCGCGGCCTGGACCAGGTGCTCGGTGACGGAGGCCTGCACGCCGCCGAGTGTCACGACTTCCCCACGTTCCACACCCGCCGCGACGTCCAGTGGTACGGCCTGTCGCGCCGCGAAGCGCAACTCCTCGAAGACGCGACCGAGGCGCTGGTCGTCGGCCTGATCCTCGGTGAACTCACTGTCCGGGACGGACTGGTGCTGTCCTGGACGTCCACTGGTTTCGGGGACCGCGATTTCCGGCGACTGCCGATCAACCTGCCGGAAGCCGCGCGCGCGCTCGCGCAGGGCGAACACGACCTCGATGGATTCAGTCTCGTGGGCGCGCTGCCCACCCTGCAGGCCCGCATCGAGCAGCACTGGAAACGCCACGACCTGAACGTGCAGGAGGGCGCGCTGGCATTCGTGCAGCAGCTCAACGAACGCCTGGCCGAGTTCTACCGTCATGGCCGTCAGGTGCAGGTGCACGGCTGGGGCGATCAGAGCTGGGCGGGCGAGCAGCTCGCGAAATTCACGGCCCGCCACACGCCGCTGCACGACGCCAGCATGACGCTGTTCCCACCAGCTCCGGCGACCATCAACGCGCTCACGCTGCGCAAGGATCAGCCTGGCCGCTGGGGCGGACTTGCACCGAAAGACGGTCTATTCTGCCCGCGCTGTGGCGGTGAGATCGGTGCGAACGTACAGGACGCCGCGCTGAACGGCTGGCGCTGCTTCAACGACTCCACGCACTACTACGGACCCGGCGCCGCGGTCCTGGTCGGGTGA